AAAGGATGGGGGTTCAGGGGCCGGCTCTTCAGTTCGGGATGGAACTGCACCCCCACGAACCAGGGGTGGTTGGGGAGCTCGACCATCTCCACCAGGTTCCCGTCGGGGGAGACCCCGGAGAGCTTCAAGCCCTTGGCCTTGGCCTTTTCCCGGTAGGCGTTGTTGAACTCATAGCGGTGCCGGTGCCGTTCATGGATGAGGGTCTGCTTGTAGGCCTGGTAGGCCTTGGTGCCCTTTTCCACCTTGCAGGGGTAGGAGCCCAGCCGCATGGTGCCGCCCAGTCCTTGGACCTTGAGCTGGTCCTCCATGATGGAAATGACCTCATCGGGCGTCTTCTGGTTGAACTCGCCGCTATTGGCCTGTTTGAGCCCCAGCACGTTGCGTGAGAACTCGATGAAGGCGCATTGCATGCCCAGGCAGATCCCGAAGAAGGGGATCCTCTTCTCCCGAACGTAACGCACCACCTGGATCTTGCCTTCGATGCCCCGGTCCCCGAACCCGCCTGGCACCAGCACCCCGGAAACGCCCCGGAGCAGGGCGGCGGCGCCGACCCTTTCCACTTCCTCCGAATCCACCCAGCGCAGTTTCACCCGGGCCTGGTTGGGGACCCCCGCGTGGATGAAGGATTCGATGATGGATTTGTAGGCGTCGTGGAGCTCCACGTACTTGCCCGCGATGGCGATCTCCACCTCCCGTTTCGGATGGTAGATCTGGTTCACGAACTTGGCCCATTGGGTCATGTTGGCGTGGGAGGAGGCCCTGAGCTTGAGCTTCTTGACCAGGAAATCGTCCAGACCCTGCAGGTGGAACAGGAGGGGCACCTCGTAGATGGACTTGGCGTCCAGCGCCTCGAAGACCGCCTTGGGCTCCACGTTGCAGAAGAGGGAGATCTTGGCCTTGGTCTCCTCGGTGAGGTGCTTCTCGGTGCGGCAGAGGATCACGTCGGGCTGGATCCCGATGCCCCGGAGTTCGGCCACCGTCTTCTGGGTGGGCTTGGTCTTGAGCTCGCCCGAGGCCCCGATGTAGGGGAGCAGGGTCAGGTGGATGTTCACCACGTTGTCGTTCCCCACGTCGAAGCGGAACTGCCGGATGGCCTCCAGGAAGGGCAGGCTCTCGATGTCCCCGATGGTCCCACCCACCTCCACCATCACCACGTCGACCTTCTGCTCGTTGGAGACCTTGAGGATGGCTTCCTTGATCTCATTGGTGATGTGGGGCACCACCTGGACCGTCTTGCCCAGGTAATCGCCCCGGCGTTCCTTGGAAATGACCGCGTTGTAGATCTTGCCGCTGGTCACGTTGTTGGATCGGCTCAAGGTCACGGAAAGGAAGCGCTCGTAATGGCCCAGGTCCAGGTCCGTCTCGGCGCCGTCGTCCAGCACGAAGACCTCGCCATGCTGGTAGGGGCTCATGGTGCCCGGGTCCACGTTCAGGTAGGGGTCGAACTTGGCGATGGTCACCTTCAGCCCCCGGGATTCCAAGAGGCGGGCAATGGAGGCCGAAGCGATCCCCTTGCCCAAAGATGAGACCACGCCGCCGGTCACGAAAATATATTTGGTCATTTCTTCCTGTTCCTTAGGTATTTTTCCACTTTACGGACATCCGCGGGGACATCCACCGCGATGGATTCGACCTTCCGGACCGCCGCCCGGATCAGGACCCCGTTCTCCATGGCCCTCAATTGTTCCAGTTTCTCCGTCAATTCCAGGGGGGTGGGCTTGAGGGAGGCCATCAACTGCAGCCAGGCCGGGCGGTAGCCGTAAAGGCCCATATGTTTATAGGCCTTGGGCATTCCCCCGCCGTCCCGGGGGTAGGGGATGGGAGCCCGGGAGAAATAAAGCACGTCCCCCTTGGGCCCCAGCACCGCCTTCACCACGTTGGGATCGAGCCATTCCTTCTTATCGGAAAGCGGGATGACCACGGTGGACATGAGCACCCGGGAGTCGGCCTGGAGGACCTCCACCGCCGCGTCGATGGCGGCTGGCGCCATGACCGGTTCATCGCCCTGGATGTTCACGATCAGATCGGCCTTCTGGGAGCGCACGGCGTAGGCGATGCGGTCGGTCCCGGACTTCAGCTTCGGGGGCGTCATGACCGCCTTGGCGCCGGCCGCCTCCACCGCCCGGGCGATACGTTCGTCGTCGGTGGCCACCCAGACCTCGGTCAGCCGCTTGGCCTTCCGGGCCTGCCGGACGACCCGCACGATCATGGGGACCCCGGCGATGGGGGCCAGGGGCTTGCCCGGGAACCTCTGGGCGCCGTAACGGGAAGGGATAACGCCTATGACCTTTGTTTTCGAAGCCATTAAACCCGCCCCTCGAATTTTGAATGACCGGATTTTTTCGGCCGATGTTCCGCCGAAAAAAGACCAAAATTCGTAATTAAAAATTCAAAACTCATGATTGCCTTCCATAACGGTCCCTCACCATCTGGATCAGGTTGGTCGTGGAACGGCCTTCCACCACGGGAATGTTGAGCACCTGGCCGCCCCGGGCCTTGACCAGGTCGCCCCCGATGATCTTGTCCAGGGCCCAATCCCCGCCCTTGACCAGCACGTCGGGCCGGAGGATCTCGATGGCCTTGTAGGGGTCCGGTTCCTCGAAAAAGGTGGTGAAATCGACGCAGGAAAGGGAAAGGAGCATCTCGGCCCGTTCGGCCAGGGGAAGGAGGGGCTTCAGGGGGCCCTTGATGCGCCGCACGGATTCATCGCTGTTGAGGGCCACCACCAAAAGGTCGCCCTTGGACCGGGCCGCCTGGAGATAGGTGACATGCCCCAGGTGCATCAGGTCGAAAACACCGTTGGTGAAGACTACTTTTTGGCCTTGCTTTTGAAGGTTCTGGAGGACGGGGGCTAACTTGGAAGGTTCTAAAAATCGGTCCAATTCATTTCTACTTCCGCTGGGATGCACGATTATAGGGGAAGGCATCCGTTCAAGCAACCCACTCTTGGTCCCGCCGGCGGGCACGGCCCTGTGTTAGCATGCCGGTACCACGATCCCCGGAGGGAATGGATGGTCCCGTTGGGCCGGAATGTCTCCTACAATCCCCTCGGGTTCTTTCCCATCCTCCTCCTTGCCCACAGCTCCATCGCTTACGGGAACTTCGGGATCGAGGCTGAACTTTGGATCGGTGTCTTCGGCATCCTGCTGCCGGTCCTGCTGGGGCTCCACCTGGCCGCCGGTGAAAAAAGCGCCGCCCGGCGAACCCCTCCCTTCTGGCAGGTCGAATTCCTTCCAACGGTCCCCCCGGCCGCCTGGGTCCTATTGATCCTGTCCTTGGGGTTCCTGCATCTTTTTGGATGGGGACGGATCCCCTCATGGCCCCTGATGGACGAGGGACAATTCGCGTTCTATGCCGACCAGTTCAACCGCACCGGGCGAACGGCCCTTTTGCTCGGGAACGTGCAGATCGAGCCCCTATTCACCTGGATCCTGGCCTTGTTCTTCAGGCTCTTCGGCGTTTCCCTGGGAACCATCCGCCTCTTTCCGGCCCTCCTTTTCCTTTTCGCATTGGGATCCGGTTATTGGGCCTCCAGGAAATACTTCTCAAGGTCCTTTTCTTTTCTTCTCCTGGCCCTTTACGGCTCCGCCTTCTGGTCCCAGGTCTGTTCACGTCAATGCCTCCAATCGGACATGGTCCCCCTGTTCCAGTTCCTGCTCCTGGGGCTCTTGGGTTCCTATTCGTTGGGAAAGGCCCGTTCCCAACGGACTTGGGGGCTCCTTTTCGGTTCGATCCTGGGGGCGGGGCTCTATCTCTACACCGTCTGGCCGGTCATCATCCCACCCACCCTCGCCATCCTTTTGCATCACGCCCGGGCGCCGGCGGGGTCCAAGCCGCGGGTCCTTCGCTGGACCCTCACAGCCCTGGTCCTGGTTTCCACCCCCATGGTCCTGGCGCGCTTTTCCGACGGCGGCATGGGCTATATCCATTCCATCCTTGGGCCCCAAAGGATCCTTTGGCACCTGGCCGCCCTCTTTTTCAACGGGATGGGAAGCGTACCTTATGGACCCGCCTGGGGCGGGCTCTTGAACAGTGTCCTGGCTTCCTGTTTTTGGATCGGGGTCATCGAATCCTTCCGGGAAAGGGGAAGACCCCTCATCCGGTGGATCGCGTTCTCGGCCCCCTTCTTCCTCCTTCCTGAGATCCTGACCCGTCACGTGGAAATGCACCGCGCCGTTCTCCTGTTCCCCCTGCTCATGGTGATCGCGGCTTTCGGGGTCCAAACCCTGGTCCAGAGAGTTTCCAGCGGTCCAAAGGGACGATGGGCCCTCACCGCGCTCATCCTCGCCATTTCCGCTTCACTGGATCTTTACCACTATTCGGGCCCTTTCCAGGCGGATCGACTCAAGACCTCCAACCCGAACCATTGGATGTCCGTCGGATTGGCGCGGTCCTACCGGGTCCTGCAAGAACGGTCCCAACAAGGGGAAAATTTCCTGCTCTTGGGCCATTTGAACAACAATTCCAAGGACGCGACCTTCGACCTGGCCGCCGCGCCCTTCGAGAAGGCCTGGACCGCCGCGACCGGCCCGCGATGGGTCGTCCTGTTGACCAACGTCCATTACCAGCCTTTCCTGAGCGGTAAATTCCCGGGCTCCCATTGGGATCGACCCTTTCCCGATCCACCCAACGACGACGACAATCTCGTTCTTTTCTGGACCCCCTATGATGACCGGACCCGAAAGACCTTGGACCCCTGGATCCAGGCCGATCCGTTCTTCAAGGAGATGGGGGATGAATATCTGTACTACCACGATGTAAAAAGCCTCGAGCGGAACATCCTTCGGCTCGAGGCCGCCGGGAAGGAATTCAACAAGGACCCCTTCCTGATGGCCCAACGGGGGGAAAGAATGGCGCTTTACACTTTCCTGGCGCCGGACTTGGACCGCCGTCAGGCCGTGAAGGCCCTTCAAGAGGCCGTTCGGGTCTGTCCGGCCGCCCATTTATACGATGCCTTGGGAATGCTCCGGCTCGAAGAAGGCGATCTGTCGGCGGCCCGCAACGCCTTTGAAACGGCCCATCGGATGCCTTTGGACCATACGAACGCCATGGAAAACCTGCGGCATTTACCGCGACCGTGACCCTAAAGGTCCTTCGGATCCGTTCGTAGCGTTAGCCTCACCACTTCCGGGTTGCAATAGGTCCTGAGCGGCGGGTAACAACCGATGCCCCGGTGGATGTAGATGACCGTGTCCTTTTCCCGGTGGAACCCGCCGGCGTATTTGCGTCCCTCGTTCGCCGGGACCACCAGCGGCCCGAGGACGGGAAAGCAGATCTGCCCGCCGTGGCAATGGCCCGAGAGCTGGAGGTTCGCCCGGGTCTTGTGGGCCAGGTAAAGATGGTCCGGCTGGTGGGCCAGGAGGATCTTGGCGTCGCCCTTCGCCTTCAAGAGCGGTTCGTCGTTCTTCTCGCCCACCCATTTATCGTCCACACCCATGAGGGCCAGTCTCTTTCCTTTGACCTTGAGGTCCACCACTTCGTTCTGGAGCACCCGGATCCCGTCCGCTTCAAGGGCTTGCCGCATGGCATGGGCCCCCGCCCAATGGTCGTGGTTCCCCAAGAGGGCGTAAACGCCCAACCGGGCTTTGAAACCCTTCAAGAGCCCCTGCATGATGGCGATGTGCTTGGTGAAAGAGACGAAATCACCCGTCAGGACAAAAAGATCGGCCTTCAGTTTCTGGGCCTCCTTCACCACGAAGCGGACGTAATCCTGGTGGATGTATTTCCCGAAATGGATGTCGGACAACTGGACGATCGTCAATCCGTCGAAGGCCCGGGGCCAGCGCGGAAGGGCTACTTCGTACTCCACCACCTTCAGGTCGAAACACTGGTTGGGAAAGCCGACGAAGCGGGTGAAGGCGAAGGGCGCAGGCCAACGGGAAGGTCGGTTGGGGTAATGGCTGCGGACCTCCCGGTAGGTCGCGGGTTTCTTGCGGAACAACAGCCACCAGGCGTGGTCCACCCAGAGGGCGGCCACCCAAAGGAAGACCAGGGCAAGGAAAAGCTTCCAAACCCAGGCCAGGCCCGGGAGCGAACCCCAGGTGAAATCCCAGGAATCGGCCAGGAGATAAGAGGGCGAGATCTGGACGGTCAGGAAAAAGAAGGTCCAAAGGAACTCATTGACCCCGTGATGGGGCCGGATGCCGATGCGGTTGGTGAGGAAGACGAAGATATGGAACTGGAGGAGGCAATAGACCCAGAAAAGCGGCTCAGAAAAGATCATTTCGCCCAATTCTTAGTTTTGAATTCTTGATTCTTAATTAAAAACTCAGAATTAAAAATTAAGAATTGCCGTTACCGGTTCATCTCTTCCAAGAGGCGCTGGCTGAGCTCCTCGGCCGAAACGGTGGCCACGCCCAGCTTCTCCACCTCGATGCCCGCGGCGTAATTGGCGAGGGCCGCCGCCTGGAGCAGGCTGGCGCCCGCGGTCAGGGCCAGGGTCAGGGTGGCGATGACGGTGTCCCCGGCGCCCGACACATCATAGACCTCCCGGGCGACGGTCGGGATGGTGCGGGGGGTGTGGCCCGTCTCGAAGATGGTCATGCCGTGCTCGCTGCGGGTGAGCACCACGGCCTTGCAATCCAGCTTCTTCATGACCTTGCTGCCGATGGATTCGAAGGTCTGGCCGACCGCTTCGGTCCCCAAGGCCTCGGTGACTTCCTTCATGTTGGGCTTCATGACGGTCACGCCCTTGAACTCGAAGAAATTATGGAATTTCGGGTCGACGGTGATGATCTTCTTGTGGGCCTTGGCGTAGGCGATGACCTTGCGGATGACCTTGGTGGTCAAAAGACCCTTGTTGTAGTCCTCGAAAATAAGGCCGTCCGCGTCCTTCAGGGCCTGGCAGGCCTTCTGGATGACCTGGTCCTGCTGGCGCTCGTTCAGGGCCGATTTGACCTCCCGGTCGATGCGCACCACTTGCTGGGTATGGGCGATGACGCGGGTCTTTTCGGTGGTGGGACGGTCGGAAAGGGTGAGGATCCCCTTGGTCTCGACCTTCTGTTCCTTCAATTCGCGGATGAGTTCCTTGCCCGCCTGGTCCTTCCCGACGGAGCCGATGATGGCGGAGCGGCCGCCCAGCGCCGTAATGTTGGCCGCCACGTTGGCCGCGCCGCCCGGCATTTTCCGGTCCTTTTCGTTGATCTCGACCACCGGGATGGGGGCTTCGGGGGAGATGCGGGCCACGGCCCCGCGGATATAGACGTCCAGCATGAGGTCGCCGATGACGACCACTTTCTTCTTTTGAAGGGCACCGACCAGGGCCAGGAGTTCGGTCTTATCGACGGAGGAGAGGAGGGTCTTGGGTTTCATGGGTTCGGGTCAGGGGAACATCGCGGATTCGATGAGTTCGCAGAACACGTGGCCCATCAGCATGTGGCATTCCTGGATGCGGTCGGTGGAGGAGGCGGGGACCACGATGGCAATGTCCACTTCCTTGGCGATCTTCCCGCCGTCGCGGCCCAAAAGGCCGATGGTGTGGACCTTGTTCTTCTTGGCGGCCAGGACGCCCTTCAGGACGTTCTCCGAGTTTCCCGAGGTGGAAAGGCCCACGGCCACGTCCCCCGCCACGCAGAGGCCCTCGATCTGGTGGGAATAGATCTGGTCATAACCGTAGTCGTTGCCGAGGGCGGTCAGGGTCGAGGTGTTCGTGTGCAGGGCGAGGGACATCAGGGCCCGGCGGCGCTTGAGGTAATCCCCCACCAGTTCGGCGGCGATATGCTGGGCGTCGGCGGCGCTGCCCCCGTTGCCGAACCAAACGGCCTTGTTCCCCCGCTTATAGGCCTCGACGAGGAGCTTGGCGGCCTGTTCGATCTGGGGCAGGCAACGCGACAAGAGGTTCTGTTTGACCTGGATGCTCTCTTCGATGCGTCCGCGGATCTTATCGATCATGTTCGATCCCTCCGAATGATGGGCACATTTTATCGTCCGGCCCGGGGGATAGCCACCCCAAAGGCCGGTAATATACTTGATGAGCCGGCCAACCCGCAGGAATAATGGAAAGCGAATTGAGTCCCCGACCCCGCACCAAAACTTCCCCGACCGGCGGCCTTCCCCCAAGGCATCTGTTCCTTCTTTTGACCTCCGCCTTCCTGTTCCGTCTCTTCTACGGGCTTTGTTCGGAGATCTGGTTCATCGACCAGCGGCAGGTCTATCTCATCGGGCTCAAATTCTTCTGCACGGGCCAGTGGCCCTTCTTCGGCGCGGATGTGGCGCCCGGCATCCAGCTTCCCGGCGCCCTGCAGGGGCTCGTGGTCGGGGTCCCCTTGATGTTGCTCCCCATCCCGGAGGCGCCGTACCTTTTCCTGAACATCCTTTCCTTCGCGGGGCTCGCCCTGTTCGGCTGGTATTGCACGAAAAGGCTCCCCCGGTTCCCGGCCTGGATCATCTATGGATGGCTCCTGACCGCGCCTTGGACCCTGCATTGGTCCACCAACATCGACAATGATTCCTACACCCTTTTCGCCTCCTGCCTTTTCTTCATGGGCTTCCTGGAGACGATCCCCGCCTTGCGGCGCGGTGTGATCGGCGGAAGCCTGTCCAACGCCTTCATGGGTTTCGGGTTCTTCTGGTCTGTCCAATTCCATATGTCCTATGTGCTTTTGGTCCCTTTCCTCCTCTATTCCGCCTATTCCCAATGGAAGGCGGGAGCCCGGGGGTTCGACGGTCCGGGCGGGTTCCTGGCGGGTTCGTTCCTTTCCGGGATCTTCCTTCTCCCCACCTTATGGGTCTATGGGCTCCACCAGGGGACCGGCGGCGCCGGGAACGCGGTGACCTTCAACCCGGGCAACATTCCGGACCTGCCGTTGATCCTGGTGCGTTTCCTCTTCCTGGCCTCCGCCGAGGTGCCCCGTTTCCTCGGGGCCCATACGGGGGACCGCCTGGAATTCCTCAGGCAGAACATCCTCTTGGCGCCCCTGGCTGTCTTGACCGCCCTGCTGGGGCTCCTCCAGGCCGTCGGACTGGCCATCGGATGGTTCCGTCAAAAGACGCACGAAAAGGACTGGCCGGCGGTCAAAAAATTGGCCCTGGGAACGGTGCTGCTGGTCTATGCCAGCTTCCTTTTCGCCATCAAACCCCCGGCGTCCCACACCTACTACCTGACACTTCCGGTGGCGATGCTTTACGGCTTCCATGTCTATAGCTCTTGGACGGGAAAGAAATGGTTCCTGGCGCTGGCAAAGCTGTTGTTGGTCGCCAACATCTTCTTCCACGCCGGACTGGCGATCCACGATCAGCCCGTCAAGTCGCTTTACAAGGACCGGGGGACCTTCACGAAGGCCATCGCGGAAAAGAACTACCATGGGCTGGGGGAAAGACGGCCGGACACGCTTTATTGAAGGGTCAGTTGGAGACCCGCGAGGTGAGCTTGCCGCCATCGCCCGACATGTCGGGCACCACCGCATCCAGCAGGGATACGTCGATGCTGCCGATCACGATGGCGCTCTTGATGCGCACCGGGATATGCCGGTCGTCGGCGGTGACCCAGAGATCGATGTCCTCTTTGTTGCGGAAGACCGTGCCGTATTTCACGAAGGGCTTGGCCTTGAAGCAATCGAAGGTCCCCGCCGGGCACTTCACCCTTTCCCGCCCCACCACCTTCACGATGAGTTTGTAGTTCTTCCCGCCCGAGCAGGTGGGAATGAGGTATTTCTTCCCCACTTCCAGCGGCAGGAGCCGGAAATAATAGAAACAGGAGATGATGTCCTGGGTGAAGGGCTGGACATCCAGATCCTCCACCGGTTCCTGGTTGTGCTGGCGGGTCAAGCGGTGCTTCAGCTGATCGTAGGTCTCGCGGTTGCGGGCCTGGTAGTCCCCCTCATGCACGTCGTTCTCGAAACCCCAGGTGATGAAATCCACCACGTCGAAGAAGCTGGTCTGTACGTCGTTGACCGGATAGAAGGTGCTGAAGGGGAAGGCCGTCTTGGCCCGGGCCACCAGGGGATAGCAGGGCCGGCCCTGGACCTTCTTGTAATCCTCCACCGACAGGGTGGCGTAGCCCCCCAGGACCCCGATGGCCCGCACCTCGAATGTCAGCTTTTCCCCCGACCCGAAGGCCTTGTTCGCCCGGGGCCGGGGCACCAGGGCCACGTCCTTCTCGTCCTGCGCCGTGTCGGCTTCCCCCAGGTCCGAAGGCGGGGTCTGGGCCGCCGCAGGACCCTTGGCCTTCTTGGCCGATTGTTCCCTTTTGGCGTCCATCTCCTTGCCATTGGGGAAATAGACCGGTTCCGCGATCGAGATCGTCCTGCCCACCGGCGGCTTCTTGGCCGGGTCCATCCTGTTCGCCCGGGCCAGGGCTTTCGCTTTCTTCGACGAACCGTAATAGGCCTCGGCCAGGAACTCCCAACTATCCCCGGGCTTCACCTCGTAGTGGAGGACCACCTTCTTCGACATTTCCTTCTCCAGGGAGACCGCGGTGGGGACCGGCGCCTCCTTCGTCGAGGAAATGTCCGTCCGGCCCTTGGCCACAAAAAGAAGGGAGCAACCGCCCAGGAGGAAAGGCAAGCAGGACAAGAAAAGGGGGAGGGGTCGCAAGCGCCTCACTTTTTGGCCTGGGCGATGTATTTTTCCATGGCTTCCAGGACCTCCTCCACCTTGATGGCGTCCATGACGTCGTGGAGCCGGCAGGTCCCCGCCTGGCAATCGGGACATGGGAGGTTGCGGGGCATGATCACGGTGGATTCATTGCCCCAAGGGCCCCAACGCACCGGGGTGGTCTGGGGAATGGTCCCAAAGAGGGCCACGGTCGGGGTGCCCACCGCCGCCGCCAGGTGCAGGGTCCCGGTGGAACCGGAAAGGAAGCAATCGGCCCTTTCATAGACCGCCGCGACCTGCCGGAGGGTGCATTCCCCGATCAAAAGCACCGGCTTCTGGTCCGGACCCACGCCCCGCACATGGGTCATGACCTGGGCGATGAGGGCGGTCTCGTCCGGCCCTCCCGTCACCACCACCTTGCGGCCCCGGTAGGCCATCTGGGAGATCACCTGGCCATAACGTTCCGGCTTCCAATTCTGGGCGGACCCCTTGTGGCCCGGGTGGACCACCAGGAAGCGGGCTTTGGGGGCGATCCCTTTTTCCTTCAGGAGGTCCGACACGAAGGCCCGGTCCGGGTCGGTCAGGGAAAAATGGATCTTGGGCGGCTTGGAAGCCACACCCATCGGTCCCAAAAGATCCAGGTTGTATTCGACCTCGTGTTTCTCGCAAAGGGAACGGTGGACCATGACCTTCTTGTTGAGGAAGGGGCTATACCAGCGATAGCCCGTGCCGACCCGCACCGGGATGCCGGCGAACCAAGCCGCCAGGACCTGTTGGGCACGGGGATAAAGGGCGAGGAAGACGTCCGGCGTCAAGGCCTTGAACCTTTGGACGGTCCGCCCGAACCCTTCCTTGGGATCATAGATCTCGACCGAATCGACCGCCGGATGGCCTTGGACGATCTCCTTGGCATAGCCGCTGACCAGGGCCGTCACCTTCGCGTCGGGGAAATTCTCCTTGAGGACCTGGAAGGTCGGCAGGGAAAGCAGCAGATCGCCGATCTTGTCGGTCCGGGCCACGAGGATGTGTTTGGGTCGCGGTTCATTCATTGATCTTGGTGTTCGGGTCCGAATATTTTTTGAGGATGACCTGGATGAGCTGCTCGGCTTCTTCATCCCCCGAATGGCCCAATAGGACGACCTTCCCCGGGAACCCGCCCAGGACCTGGGGCGCATCCCCCTGGCAGGCCAGGACATCCGGCTTCAGGGCGTTCAGGAACGGCACCACATCATCCTCGGAATAGGAGGTCACGAAATCCACCATCTCGAAGGCGGCCAGGATCCCGATCCGGTCCTCCAGGGGCAAGAGGGGCCTCCCCGGCCCCAAGGTCCTTTGAATGGAATCGTCGGAGGCCAGGGCCAGGACCAGGATATCGCCCAACCCCTTGGCTTCCCGCAAATAACGGGTATGGCCGACCCGGAGCAGGTCGAAGACCCCGAAGGCCAGGACCACCTTTTGCCCCTGGGTTCGCAGGTCCTTCACCAACCGCAGGCCGCCTTCTTTCAGGATGGTTCCCATGCTCTACTTCCCCTTGGCCAGGATGGAGTGGGCCGCCGTCAGGATGTCCGAGGCCACCCAGGTCTTCCCCAAAGGCTCCATCATCAGGCGCTTTTGATGCTCTTTCCCGTGACCGGTCCCCACCAGGATGCTCCCCGCGACCTTGGCGTTCCGCCCAAGGAGCATGTCGTCCATCTTGTCCCCCACGACGAAACTGCGTTTGAGGTCGATGGGATAACGCCGCAGGGCCTGTCGGACCATGCCCGTCCCCGGCTTGCGGCAGGAACAGGACCTGGAATACCTCTTCACCGTGCCTTTCGGGTGATGGGGGCAATAAAAGAAGGCGTCCAACCGAACGCCCTTCGCCTGGAGCATGGCCTTCAGTTTCCGGTGCACCTTCCCCACCATCCGTTCGGGGAAATAACCCCGGGCCACTCCCGATTGGTTCGAGACCACCAGGAGCAGGAACCCGGCCTTTTTCAACAGCTTCAGGGCGGCGGCTGTCTTCGAAAAAAGGCGGATCTGGGAGGGGTCGCTCAGGTATTCGGCGTCCCGGATGAGGGTGCCGTCCCGGTCCAGGAAGACCGCCGGTCTTTTACGGCGGGCCTTCCTCATTCCGCCCCCGCCCTCATCCGGGCGGTATCACGGAATTGCATCTTATAGAGCCTGGCGTAAAGTCCGCCCTTGGCCAGGAGCACGCCATGCTTCCCTTGCTCCACGATCCGGCCCTTGTCCACCACCAGGATCCGGTCCGCCCGGCGCACGGTGGAAAGTCGGTGGGCGATGACCAGGGTCGTGCGGTGGCCCATGAGTTCCTCCAGGGCCTTTTGCACCAACCGTTCGCTCTCGGTATCGAGGGCGGAGGTGGCCTCGTCCAGGATGAGCACCGGCGGGTTCTTCAAGAGGGCCCTCGCGATGGCCAGGCGTTGCCGTTGTCCCCCGGAAAGCTTGATGCCCCGCTCCCCGATGAGGGTGTTGAAGCCCTGCGGGGTGTTCTCGATGAATTCCTTGGCATAGGCGGCCTTGGCCGCTTCCTGCACGTCCCAGAAGGAGGCGCCGGGCCTTCCATAGGCGATGTTCTTGAGGATCGAATCGTGGAAGAGGATGGTCTCCTGGGTCACGATGCCCACTTGGGCCCGGAGGGAAGCCAATTTGAGGTGGGAGAGGTCCTTCCCGTCCCAAAGCACCTGGCCCGAGGTGGGCTGGTAGAAACGGGGGATGAGATCGGCGAGCGTGCTCTTGCCCCCGCCGGACGGGCCCACCAAGGCCACCACCTCGCCCTTGCGGACCTCGAAGCTGATGTCCCGGAGCACGGGATGCCCTTTCACGTACTCGAAGGAGACCTTTCTGAACTCGATGGTCTTCTTGAGGGGCTTGGCCTCCACCGCGTCCTTGGCATCCACCATGGGGTCCACGGTGTCCAGGATGTCGAAGCATCGCTCGGCCGAGGCCAGGGACTGCTGGAGGTGTCCCCAAAGACCGTTGAAGCTCTTGAGATTGGGATAGAGGGTGAAGGTGGCTCCCAGGAAGGAGATGAAATCCCCCACCGTCAGGTTGCCCTGGTAAAGCGCCCGGTAGGCCATCCAGAGGATGAGCACCAGCAGGGCCAGGGTGCCGATGGTCTCCACGATGGGCGAGGAGGCCGCGTAGGCCCGGTTGGCCCGCATGGTGACGGAAAAGAACTTGTCGTTGGTCTCCTGGAACTTGCGGCGCTCGTGGGGCTCCATGGCGAAGCCCTTCACCACCCGGATACCCGCCAGGGTCTCGTGGATCTGGGCGTTCAGGTCGGAGA
This window of the bacterium genome carries:
- a CDS encoding ABC transporter ATP-binding protein — encoded protein: MSSKSGFRQSLGLYLRLLAYLKPYTGRAVLAVSSMVLAAGSTTFVMYQLKPIINATFLKTGDADGTFHQLAYVTVPLTFAAALLRALTSYGQDYLNRYLGQRVVQRLRNDLYTHFLKLPMSFFNVHRTGGLAARITSDVQVLQDSLINVVGQVMNSGLMVLGLAGLLIYLDWQLAAMALVVFPLALYPIYRYGRKIRQASGEGQTVLSDLNAQIHETLAGIRVVKGFAMEPHERRKFQETNDKFFSVTMRANRAYAASSPIVETIGTLALLVLILWMAYRALYQGNLTVGDFISFLGATFTLYPNLKSFNGLWGHLQQSLASAERCFDILDTVDPMVDAKDAVEAKPLKKTIEFRKVSFEYVKGHPVLRDISFEVRKGEVVALVGPSGGGKSTLADLIPRFYQPTSGQVLWDGKDLSHLKLASLRAQVGIVTQETILFHDSILKNIAYGRPGASFWDVQEAAKAAYAKEFIENTPQGFNTLIGERGIKLSGGQRQRLAIARALLKNPPVLILDEATSALDTESERLVQKALEELMGHRTTLVIAHRLSTVRRADRILVVDKGRIVEQGKHGVLLAKGGLYARLYKMQFRDTARMRAGAE